ATGTTACTCCTGATGATGAGGTTGAAAAAATTTTCAATGATGCACTGGTAAATGTAACAAATAGCAAAGGGGTTAGCATTCATCTTGGAACGCTTGTTTGCAAAAATGAAAGAATAGTAAAAAAGCTATGCACTCTGGCAAAAGAAAAGGATATGGTCTTGATAGATTCTACCTTTTCTGCAGAATCACTTTTTTCAAAAATGGGAAAACAAATAGGTCTTCAGGTTATCATTCCAGACATTATACTTGATTCAAAAAATGAACTAAAACCGATACAAGACAAGTTTAATATTCTTTTTAACCTGGCAAAGAAGAAAGGTTTTGCTGTGGCAATAGGTCATCTCGGAGTTGATGGCGGTATCACAACAATTGAAGCATTCAAGCAGGCTGTGGAAAAGGCAAAGAAAGAGAACATAAAATTTGTATTCGTTTCAGAGATTTCGAAACTGGAAAAGAAAAGCATTAAATAATTTTAATTGAATCTTTCTCCCTATCGCAATATAATTAATATTTAGCAAACATTTCGCAATACAAAAGAATAAATATAGGAAGGAGATTATTGAGGAAAATATGAAGAAAAAGTTCGTGGCTTTTCTGATAGTCTTTGCCTTTTTCATAAATTTAGCTGTTACAGGTACGGCAAAAGTTATTCAAACCAACTCAGAAAAATGTTTATTTTCTGTTAGGGCCAAGGATAACTATGTTGAGATTTTAAAGGGCAATCAGGTTGTTGCCAAGATATTACCTCCTGAACTGTTAAATGAAATTCCAACAAAAAAAGAAGAAACCCAAATTATTTCCTTGCCTTTTATTGAAAACGGGACAATTAACTGGAAGATTGAAAAGAGTGAACCTTCAGACCTTTTATTTTTGTCAGACGGTAAAAATAATACTTTAAAGCTCAACTTTCATACGTTTGACGTCTTTTATAAAATAACATCACCGTATATTGCTCTCAAAGATGAATATCAATCTGCCCAGCTTGCCTTTAGCTACAACTTCGAATTTAAAAGGTCACCCCAGCTCAAAGACGATGAGACCATCAATGTGGAAATCTCTATTTTTTCTGAAAACAAAACAAAAATACTTTCATTGCCTGAAAAGATAAAGCTAACTGGCGGCAGAGGAACATTTAAAACCTCTTTTTCTATCCCGGTTGATAGTAAATTTATAAGCTTTGAGATTTCTCAGACAAGCCACAATCTTATAAGCTGTGAGTTTGAAAATTTCAAGATAACCTTTGTAAAACCCTCAAAGTACACCTTCCTGCTGAAAAACGTTCAGGTTTACAACAACTATATTCAGCAGGAGTTTGAAAATAGTTTCCAAAAGATTATTAGAAAAATATTTATATCTTCCTCACAGGAGGTTATAAATGTTGAGGAAACTTTAAAGTCTAAAGAAGATCATCAGGTTTTTAAAGAGTACTCCCCCATTGAATTTGAGTCAAGGCCACTTTTTATTTTAAAAAGAGATTACAAGCTCGAAAAATTTACAAAACCAATGTACGTTACAGACTCTCTTTCAGATTTCTATTTAAAGCTTGAAAACTGTGCCATAGGCTATGCAAACAACTATGATTCAATTGAAGTATATAACTTAAAAGACAGGGCAAATGTATTTATGTTTCTTTCAAATTCTGATGATACAAAGTATTTTGTAATTGGCAAGAACAAAGAACATATATACACCACAACACAGCTTTTTAGAAAAGGATTTGAAAAGACATATGTGTATTCCATCTTCCCTGAAAATTACACATATTCTATAAAATCAAGGTCACCCAATGGCACAAGGGCTATTCTAATATTTTCTCATCACTCTGATTCAAACATGATATCAATCATAAAAGCCATGATGTTTGGCACAACAGATTCAAAAGACCCTTCTTATATGAAAAAGGGATTTGTAGGATATAAAATACCAATAACATGGGGATTTTTTTACAAATCAGCAAGGGGAATACCTGGATTTGATAATCCAGAGTACAGAAAACTCATAGAGTTTTTGGCACAAAAGAAAATAGAGGTGGTTCTGCACACAGCATCGCCAGTTGCTCAAGAAAACACTCGGCAGCTCATTAAAAAAGCACTGGAAGATACAAGTTATTTAAAACTTGATGACTGGATTGACCACAGTATTTCTGACGGTACACGATGCGCAGATTTAAAGAGCGAAGGTGCTATTTACGGCAGCAAAAACTATTCGTTCGACCTTTTCTTAAAATATGGATACAAATATTGCTGGTCGTACCTTGACGTAAAGCTTGACACGCTCAATATGCTTCAGCCTGACAAGGTTTCCTGGCATCCTCAGATTTTTTTCAAGAACTACAACTTTGGAGAAGGTGACTCGCTTTACCAGTGGAACTCGGTAAGATATAAAAATCTTCCAAAGATGCTCACCCAAAATAAGCTTGACAGGCTTGTTAGTGAAAATGGAATTAGCATCATCCACGACTATTTTGCCCATCCTATGCAGAAAAACAAGCTTTTTGTTGTGAAAAACAAAAATGTATATATCTCACCGCAGTTTGACAAAAGTCTCAGATTAGTCTCAAACCTCATGAGCAAAAAACTTTTATGGGTACCAGCAGTAAAAGATTTCATCGACTATGAGATTGCATTGAAAAATGTGCAAATAATCCCACTTGACAACACAACCCTTGTTGTGGACAATAAAAACTACTCTGAGATAAAAGGTTTTACATTAATTACTCTTTTGCCAAATGGTCAGGAAAAAAGAACCATAGTTAATCTTTTACCGGGTATAAATCTCATTACAGTTCCATAAAAAACAAAAGGGGCTTTAGGAACTGAAACTTTACCTAAAGTCCCTTTTTTTCCTCCTTTTAATTTCAGCCATCGTGTTATTCCCCAGCTGAGATTACAGCCTCATACTTCTCAATAACAGCTTTTTGGACCATATCGCGCGTCTCCTGGTTTATTGGATGAGCAATATCTTTAAACTCGCCCTCAGGCGTTTTGCGGCTTGGCATAGCAATAAAAAGCCCATTTTGCCCCTCGATAATCTTGATGTCATGAACAACAAAACAGTTGTCAAACGTCACCGACACAATAGCCTTCATTTTTCCTTCATTTGTAATCTTTCTAATCCTAACATCTGTCACCTGCATAAGTCCATCCTCCATGTTAAAATTTAGTGTTGTTATTTTATATAATTCTCCACTTTTTAATCTTTTCCTTTAGCACTTTTAACAAATTTTTCTTTTCATTTGGGGCATTTTGCCTAATTTTTATGAAATAACCTGAGGGTTGATAGAAAAGGTTATTCTTTTATTTTCGGCATCAAGTTTTTCAAGTATCAAAAGGCTTTTGTAATCTACATCCACAGACTTTTTGTCTTTTGTAGCAATGAGCACTCCAACCCCAACCAGGCTTGATTCAAATTCAGAAAGAAGGTCTTTCATCCCTCGCACTGTTCCGCCGCCGCGCATGAAATCGTCTATGAATAAAACCCTTGCTCCTTTTTTTATAGCCTTTTTTGCCATTGTCATAGTTTCAATCTTACCTGTTGTACCTGAGATGTACGAAATATTGACAGTTGAACCCTCTGTGAACTTGCTTGAGTTTCGTGCAACAACAAGTGGTTTGTTGAAATACTGGGCAACATATGATGCAAGAGCAATACCTTTTGCCTCAACAGTGGCAATGTAGTCTATTTCTTTTTCTAAAAATAACCTCACAAATATTC
The DNA window shown above is from Caldicellulosiruptor owensensis OL and carries:
- a CDS encoding divergent polysaccharide deacetylase family protein, translating into MKFKRYVLVIIEKTKLSKFFIPFLALLCCVTLLLVYFFYNPKPKIKEAAIQASSYVAIIFEDAGMDEEEVQKLLNINVPFDIAIIPFLPFSNKISLMCQEKEKEVLLHLSMEPEDSSTIWLCPRSIMNVTPDDEVEKIFNDALVNVTNSKGVSIHLGTLVCKNERIVKKLCTLAKEKDMVLIDSTFSAESLFSKMGKQIGLQVIIPDIILDSKNELKPIQDKFNILFNLAKKKGFAVAIGHLGVDGGITTIEAFKQAVEKAKKENIKFVFVSEISKLEKKSIK
- the spoVG gene encoding septation regulator SpoVG, translating into MQVTDVRIRKITNEGKMKAIVSVTFDNCFVVHDIKIIEGQNGLFIAMPSRKTPEGEFKDIAHPINQETRDMVQKAVIEKYEAVISAGE
- the purR gene encoding pur operon repressor, whose amino-acid sequence is MPKIGKSERLIFITSTLVQNPMKLFSLTFFCDKLSCAKSTLSEDIDLVSRIFEQTGQGRLETVSGAAGGVYYIPTMKKEDEIEFLNFLKNELQNSERIVSGGFVYINDIVFNPEVIKKAARIFVRLFLEKEIDYIATVEAKGIALASYVAQYFNKPLVVARNSSKFTEGSTVNISYISGTTGKIETMTMAKKAIKKGARVLFIDDFMRGGGTVRGMKDLLSEFESSLVGVGVLIATKDKKSVDVDYKSLLILEKLDAENKRITFSINPQVIS